CGGCCATGTGCGCGAAATCGCGGACCCGGCGCAGCAGCCGGCCGGCGATGCGCGGCGTGCCCCGGGCGCGGCGCGCGATCTCGGTGGCGCCGTCGGTCGAGATGTCGAGCGCGAGCAGCCGCGCGGCGCGGCTGACGACGCGCTCCAGCTCGTCCACCGTGTAGAATTGCAGGCGCACGGGAATGCCGAAGCGATCGCGCAGCGGCGTCGTCAGCAGCCCCTGGCGGGTGGTCGCACCGACCAGGGTGAAGCGCGGCAGCTCGATCCGCACCGAGCGCGCCGACGGCCCCTCGCCGATCATCAGATCGAGCACGCGATCCTCCATCGCCGGATAGAGCACCTCCTCGACGGCGGGCTGGAGGCGGTGGATCTCGTCGATGAAGAGGACGTCGCCCTCTTCCAGATTGGTCAGCAAAGCGGCGAGATCGCCCGACTTGGCGATCACCGGGCCGGAGGTGGCGCGGAAGCCGACGCCGAGCTCGCGCGCGACGATCTGGGCGAGCGTGGTCTTGCCGAGGCCGGGCGGGCCGAAGAACAGCACATGGTCCATCGCCTCGCCGCGGGCCTTGGCGGCGCCGATGAACACGCGCAGATTCTCGCGCGCCGCCTTCTGCCCGACGAAATCGTCGAGCGACTTGGGGCGCAGCGCCGCATCGATGTCCTCGGGCTTGCGATCGGCGGCGATAAGGCGGTCTGGTTCGGCCATCGATGTTCCCTAGCCGTTCCGCCGGTGCCGGATCAAGGCGCCGAGCGAGATCAGGGCAGGCGCGCGATCATCACCGGAATCGAATCGCCCTCCACGGCGCTGATCTGGAGGATGTAGGTGCCGGCCGCGAGCTGGAAATCGACCGTCTTGGC
This genomic window from Sphingomonas abietis contains:
- the ruvB gene encoding Holliday junction branch migration DNA helicase RuvB; protein product: MAEPDRLIAADRKPEDIDAALRPKSLDDFVGQKAARENLRVFIGAAKARGEAMDHVLFFGPPGLGKTTLAQIVARELGVGFRATSGPVIAKSGDLAALLTNLEEGDVLFIDEIHRLQPAVEEVLYPAMEDRVLDLMIGEGPSARSVRIELPRFTLVGATTRQGLLTTPLRDRFGIPVRLQFYTVDELERVVSRAARLLALDISTDGATEIARRARGTPRIAGRLLRRVRDFAHMAGDPLVDAKVADAALTRLEVDVLGLDAMDRRYLLMIADIYRGGPVGVETLAAGLSEPRDTVEEVIEPYLIQLGLLARTARGRCLTGRAWAHLGLPMPAGAQDGLFDL